From the Clostridiaceae bacterium genome, one window contains:
- the nadC gene encoding carboxylating nicotinate-nucleotide diphosphorylase produces MFNDIYLDELLISYLKEDMPSGDITTDSIIDSSSVSKGRFISKDEGIIAGLYVAKRVFQILDPETIFLNKVSDGDQVKKGQVIAEIEGNTSALLKGERVALNLLQHLSGVATTTYSFSKKIEGFPCRIADTRKTTPGLRLLEKYAVRVGGGSNHRISLSDGVLIKDNHIKAAGGIKKAVELARKKIPHTIKIEVETETIEEVLEALDAGADIIMLDNMSIPMMREAVEIINKRALVEASGNVNINNVQEIARVGVDIISVGAITHSVKALDISLKFN; encoded by the coding sequence ATGTTTAATGACATATATTTAGATGAATTATTAATTTCTTATTTGAAAGAGGACATGCCCTCAGGAGATATAACCACTGATAGTATAATTGATAGTTCCTCAGTTTCTAAGGGAAGATTTATTTCTAAAGATGAAGGTATAATAGCAGGACTTTATGTAGCTAAGAGAGTCTTTCAAATACTGGATCCGGAAACTATATTTTTAAATAAAGTTTCTGACGGTGACCAGGTTAAAAAGGGACAAGTTATTGCAGAGATAGAAGGAAATACTTCGGCGCTGTTAAAAGGAGAGAGGGTAGCGTTAAATTTACTCCAGCATTTATCTGGTGTTGCAACAACAACATATAGTTTTTCAAAAAAGATAGAAGGTTTTCCCTGCAGAATTGCTGATACAAGAAAAACTACACCTGGACTCAGACTCCTGGAAAAGTATGCTGTAAGAGTGGGAGGAGGAAGTAATCATAGAATTTCCCTGTCTGATGGTGTATTGATTAAAGACAATCATATAAAGGCTGCTGGAGGAATTAAAAAAGCTGTGGAGCTTGCAAGAAAGAAAATACCACATACAATAAAAATTGAAGTAGAAACTGAGACAATTGAAGAAGTACTTGAAGCTCTTGATGCAGGGGCAGATATAATAATGCTTGATAACATGAGCATTCCTATGATGAGAGAAGCTGTTGAAATTATCAACAAAAGAGCTTTGGTTGAAGCCTCAGGAAATGTTAATATAAACAATGTTCAGGAAATTGCCAGGGTAGGAGTAGATATTATTTCTGTTGGTGCGATTACTCATTCTGTTAAAGCCCTTGATATAAGCCTTAAATTCAATTAA